In a genomic window of Stakelama saccharophila:
- the fliE gene encoding flagellar hook-basal body complex protein FliE has product MGVDRVMALRSQILERNAALQRANNAAGAAAPAAPAQTQDAKATDFADTLADALKSVNESQAKAGDLSAAYERGETTDIAKVMLARQQASVGFEATLQVRNKLLSAYKDIMNMPV; this is encoded by the coding sequence ATGGGCGTGGACCGCGTGATGGCGCTGCGCTCGCAGATCCTGGAGCGCAACGCAGCGCTGCAGCGCGCCAACAACGCCGCGGGCGCCGCCGCTCCGGCCGCACCTGCGCAGACCCAGGACGCCAAGGCGACGGACTTCGCCGACACGCTGGCCGACGCGCTGAAGAGCGTGAACGAGAGCCAGGCGAAAGCGGGCGACCTTTCCGCTGCCTATGAGCGCGGCGAGACGACCGACATCGCCAAGGTGATGCTGGCCCGCCAGCAGGCCTCGGTCGGCTTCGAAGCGACGCTGCAGGTCAGGAACAAGCTGCTGTCGGCGTACAAAGACATCATGAACATGCCGGTATAA
- a CDS encoding flagellar hook-length control protein FliK, which translates to MKPIAAPLLSLPSGKAALPRESSGGPGFALALAAVSVSPSDAAESEKPDGSVRQLLAGTGILLPPELGKADAHDPKGQALPAAPGTRDVPMPPTNAHVAAKGGEAKSHPASDEQEPETSKHRAHSEASMAASLPFAAQSPAEIGTPESAPTEVAGTATGAERPVAPASTHAAERNTAMKDLATEAASPPSDASPETPTNARPSPKPVSAVTNGRPEIHSDSGAILQDRTADGTAIRSRRDQPRPAAPDGGAPVIRVVETENGRRAVHSDTDASPAPATARNQLAQDGGKRLPPPAADRAAVAAPHMHDTPVPAKSDGKPAVRQSAERLSVAQRIDARLETAPGRTRMAANEAQQPVTADRPVATETGSRDSGAVHGASQKAPVATSSTHKVDAGHPPAPQRPQPAPMPPQHAFPASAPVAAPMDTTSAGASLAGFVRTEAEPAMTRIASRSDGDDDAAILAGQALHGRTIAAPSAMTDGASQQPMDLRQDAGIEKMIDRIESLRMSNDGKHGQIRLAPDALGKVGVSVRQDGDHVHVHFTADNPAARAALSDAAPRLAELADARGVRLGQTTVDSGTGGDAGQGRHPDRDAPALPNRLARAEESDARTTSDYRIA; encoded by the coding sequence ATGAAACCCATCGCTGCCCCCCTCCTGAGCCTGCCATCCGGTAAGGCCGCACTACCGCGCGAAAGCAGCGGCGGTCCAGGCTTCGCGCTAGCGCTGGCCGCGGTCTCGGTCAGCCCGTCGGACGCGGCAGAATCGGAAAAGCCGGACGGCTCGGTACGGCAACTGCTTGCCGGAACCGGCATCCTGTTGCCGCCGGAGCTCGGCAAGGCCGACGCGCACGATCCGAAGGGGCAGGCTCTCCCGGCAGCCCCCGGCACGCGCGATGTGCCGATGCCGCCGACCAACGCGCATGTCGCGGCAAAAGGCGGAGAGGCGAAATCACACCCGGCGTCCGACGAGCAGGAGCCCGAAACCAGCAAGCACCGCGCGCATTCGGAGGCGTCCATGGCCGCGTCCCTCCCCTTCGCGGCACAGTCCCCGGCTGAAATCGGAACGCCCGAGAGCGCTCCGACCGAGGTCGCCGGCACCGCGACGGGAGCGGAGCGTCCCGTCGCGCCCGCCAGCACCCATGCCGCCGAGCGGAACACAGCGATGAAGGACCTTGCTACCGAGGCAGCGTCCCCGCCGTCCGATGCTTCGCCCGAAACACCGACGAACGCACGTCCCTCACCGAAGCCGGTGTCGGCCGTGACGAATGGCCGACCCGAAATCCATTCCGATAGCGGTGCGATTCTTCAGGACCGCACGGCGGACGGCACCGCGATCCGCAGCCGTCGGGACCAGCCTCGACCAGCCGCCCCGGACGGCGGGGCGCCTGTCATCCGGGTGGTCGAAACCGAGAACGGCAGGCGAGCGGTTCACAGCGACACCGACGCCAGCCCCGCTCCCGCAACAGCGCGCAATCAGCTAGCGCAGGACGGCGGCAAGCGGCTTCCTCCGCCCGCTGCCGATAGGGCGGCCGTCGCAGCGCCGCACATGCACGACACGCCGGTCCCGGCGAAATCCGACGGGAAGCCCGCCGTGCGGCAGTCCGCCGAGCGGCTGTCCGTAGCGCAGCGGATCGACGCGCGACTGGAAACCGCTCCCGGACGCACGCGAATGGCAGCGAACGAGGCGCAGCAGCCGGTCACTGCGGACCGGCCGGTCGCTACCGAAACAGGCAGTCGCGATTCCGGTGCGGTGCACGGTGCGAGCCAGAAAGCCCCGGTCGCAACATCCTCGACGCACAAGGTGGACGCCGGTCATCCTCCTGCTCCCCAGCGCCCGCAGCCGGCGCCGATGCCGCCGCAGCACGCGTTCCCTGCTAGTGCCCCTGTGGCGGCGCCGATGGATACTACCAGCGCCGGCGCTTCCCTCGCCGGCTTCGTGCGCACGGAGGCCGAGCCGGCGATGACCCGCATCGCCTCCCGCAGCGATGGCGACGACGATGCCGCCATTCTCGCCGGGCAGGCTCTTCACGGCCGCACCATCGCCGCGCCGTCCGCGATGACCGACGGCGCAAGCCAGCAGCCGATGGACCTGCGCCAGGACGCCGGCATCGAAAAGATGATCGACCGCATCGAATCGCTGCGCATGAGCAACGACGGCAAGCACGGCCAGATTCGACTTGCGCCCGATGCGCTCGGCAAGGTCGGCGTTTCGGTGCGTCAGGACGGCGACCATGTGCATGTCCATTTCACCGCCGACAATCCGGCGGCACGTGCCGCGTTGAGCGATGCGGCACCGCGGCTGGCGGAGCTTGCCGATGCCCGCGGCGTGCGGCTCGGCCAGACGACGGTCGACAGCGGCACCGGCGGCGATGCCGGCCAGGGCCGCCACCCCGATCGGGATGCGCCCGCACTCCCCAACCGACTGGCGCGCGCGGAGGAATCCGATGCCCGC
- a CDS encoding FliI/YscN family ATPase: MLNRFTDDYLTALAEQDFIPRPKVSGRLASYDGLLMEAVGLSLPVGTVCAIDTAGGNRVEAEVIGFRSGRTLLMNLGGPAALLPNSPVRPIGPPGEAEVGQALLGRVVDGSGKPIDGNGPIRGAGRWPLAGHIQNPLDRGRVREPMDVGVRAINGLLTLGQGQRIGIMAGSGVGKSVLLGMMVRAAEADVVVVGLIGERSREVADFLETKISGDARKRSVVVAVPANHSPVLRIRGALRATAIAESFRAEGKKVLLIMDSLTRVAHAGREIGLALGEPASARGYPPSAIAMLPSLIERAGTCVSSGGSITAIYTVLADGDDGNDPVVDSARSILDGHIVLSRQLAEQGVYPAIDLGPSVSRVMTDIAEKPHIAAARILRRHLATYEENRDLILMGAYRSGADPAIDAALACHPAVMEYIKQDADAVVTLSDAVAELTGVFGDG; encoded by the coding sequence ATGCTGAACCGCTTCACCGACGATTATCTGACCGCGCTGGCCGAGCAGGATTTCATCCCCCGGCCGAAGGTTTCCGGGCGGCTCGCCTCCTATGACGGCCTGTTGATGGAAGCGGTCGGCCTGTCGCTGCCGGTCGGCACGGTGTGCGCCATCGATACCGCCGGTGGGAACAGGGTCGAGGCGGAGGTCATCGGCTTTCGTTCCGGCCGTACGCTGTTGATGAATCTCGGCGGTCCGGCGGCGCTGCTGCCGAATTCGCCGGTGCGGCCCATCGGCCCGCCGGGCGAGGCGGAGGTCGGGCAGGCCCTCTTGGGCCGCGTGGTCGACGGATCGGGCAAGCCGATCGACGGGAACGGCCCCATCCGCGGCGCCGGACGCTGGCCGCTTGCCGGACACATCCAGAACCCGCTCGACCGCGGCCGCGTGCGGGAGCCGATGGACGTCGGTGTCCGTGCGATCAACGGCCTGCTGACGCTCGGCCAAGGCCAGCGCATCGGCATCATGGCCGGCTCCGGCGTCGGCAAGTCGGTGCTGCTGGGCATGATGGTCCGCGCGGCCGAGGCGGACGTGGTGGTCGTGGGCCTGATCGGCGAACGCAGTCGCGAAGTCGCCGACTTTCTGGAGACGAAGATTTCCGGTGATGCGCGCAAGCGCTCGGTCGTCGTCGCCGTCCCGGCCAACCATTCGCCGGTGCTGCGCATCCGGGGCGCGCTTCGCGCCACGGCAATCGCCGAATCGTTCCGGGCCGAGGGCAAGAAGGTCCTGCTGATCATGGACAGCCTGACGCGCGTCGCCCATGCCGGGCGCGAAATCGGTCTGGCGCTGGGCGAGCCGGCATCGGCGCGCGGCTATCCGCCGTCGGCCATCGCCATGCTGCCGAGCCTGATCGAGCGCGCCGGCACCTGCGTGTCCTCCGGCGGGTCCATCACCGCGATCTACACCGTGCTCGCGGATGGCGACGACGGCAACGATCCCGTGGTCGATTCGGCCCGCTCGATCCTCGACGGGCACATCGTGCTGTCGCGCCAGCTCGCCGAGCAGGGCGTGTATCCGGCAATCGACCTGGGACCTTCGGTCAGCCGCGTGATGACGGATATTGCCGAAAAGCCGCACATCGCCGCCGCCCGCATCCTGCGCCGGCATCTCGCGACCTATGAGGAGAATCGCGATCTGATCCTGATGGGCGCCTATCGCAGCGGTGCCGATCCGGCGATCGATGCGGCGCTCGCCTGCCATCCGGCGGTCATGGAATATATCAAGCAGGATGCCGATGCGGTCGTGACGCTGTCCGACGCGGTGGCGGAGCTGACCGGCGTATTCGGCGATGGCTGA
- a CDS encoding flagellin FliC, with the protein MTVIGTNTAALRATTASANSDMALSTAMERLSTGKRINSAKDDAAGLAIANSMTAQIRGMNQGIRNANDGISMAQTAEGALNEVTNMLQRVRELGVQASNGTYSSGDVSNIQSEMTALKTQITSILANTEFNGKNLFATASNTVKIQAGANASDTVSLTFTQLSTDTAITDALAVTASGLATSNADLAKFDTAIDKVATVRAGLGAS; encoded by the coding sequence ATGACTGTTATCGGAACCAACACTGCGGCGCTTCGCGCGACGACGGCTTCGGCCAACTCCGACATGGCATTGTCGACGGCGATGGAGCGCCTGTCGACCGGCAAGCGCATCAACTCGGCGAAGGACGATGCCGCCGGCCTCGCCATCGCCAATTCGATGACCGCGCAGATCCGCGGCATGAACCAGGGCATCCGCAACGCGAACGACGGCATCTCGATGGCGCAGACCGCCGAAGGCGCGCTCAACGAAGTCACCAACATGCTCCAGCGTGTCCGCGAACTGGGCGTGCAGGCGTCCAACGGTACCTATAGCAGCGGTGACGTGAGCAATATTCAGTCGGAGATGACCGCGCTGAAGACCCAGATCACCAGCATTCTGGCGAACACCGAATTTAACGGCAAGAATCTCTTCGCCACCGCGTCCAACACCGTAAAAATCCAGGCCGGCGCCAATGCCAGCGACACCGTGTCTTTGACCTTCACTCAGCTGAGCACGGATACCGCGATTACCGACGCCTTGGCTGTCACGGCCTCTGGCCTGGCGACCAGTAATGCCGACCTCGCTAAGTTTGATACGGCTATCGACAAGGTCGCCACGGTGCGCGCCGGCCTGGGTGCTTCG
- a CDS encoding sigma-54 interaction domain-containing protein: MPVIFPSAAVMQGHFALVSALRAQGFTTAPLESRKPAPGDLFLVADGEASPVPARTLILAQADAMAVTPFHDGAPARLSYPMEEAAVAHGMASALLRGPGAPVAADPESLALMALAERVAAADITVLINGPTGTGKEVMARTIHNGSKRADGPFIAVNCAALPETMLEAMLFGHQKGAFTGASSGGEGFFRAAHGGTLLLDEIAEMPIQLQAKLLRALQEREVVPIGGTQAIPIDVRVIACANRDLQTEVAEGRFRADLYYRLSVFPLATRSLAERPGDVAALAAAMIVRHGAGRTALPALAPEALAMLQNHNWPGNVRELENVIQRAMLLAAPERIEAGDIVFDRVAEPAPTTAAPETLSNIVQMSEFQAIRETLAACGGSRIKTAKKLGISERTLRYRLAKAREQGDDIVRAVSA, from the coding sequence ATGCCTGTGATCTTTCCGTCAGCCGCCGTCATGCAGGGCCACTTCGCGCTGGTGTCAGCACTGCGCGCCCAGGGCTTCACCACGGCGCCGCTCGAATCGCGCAAGCCCGCACCCGGCGACCTGTTCCTGGTCGCCGACGGCGAAGCCTCGCCGGTGCCGGCGCGCACGCTCATCCTCGCCCAGGCGGACGCGATGGCGGTGACGCCGTTTCACGACGGCGCGCCGGCCCGGCTGTCCTATCCGATGGAAGAAGCCGCCGTCGCCCACGGCATGGCGAGCGCGCTGCTGCGCGGTCCCGGCGCGCCCGTCGCCGCCGATCCGGAGAGCCTGGCGCTGATGGCGCTCGCCGAGCGCGTGGCCGCGGCCGACATCACCGTGCTGATCAACGGACCGACCGGCACCGGCAAGGAGGTGATGGCGCGCACGATCCATAACGGTTCGAAGCGCGCCGACGGACCGTTCATCGCGGTCAATTGCGCCGCGCTGCCGGAAACGATGCTGGAAGCCATGCTGTTCGGCCATCAGAAGGGCGCCTTCACTGGTGCTTCTTCGGGCGGAGAAGGCTTTTTCCGGGCCGCGCATGGCGGCACGCTGCTGCTCGACGAGATCGCGGAAATGCCTATCCAGCTTCAGGCGAAGCTGCTGCGGGCGCTGCAGGAGCGCGAGGTCGTGCCGATCGGCGGCACCCAGGCCATTCCCATCGACGTCCGGGTCATCGCCTGCGCCAACCGCGATCTGCAGACCGAAGTGGCCGAGGGCCGCTTCCGCGCCGATCTCTATTACAGGCTGAGCGTCTTTCCGCTCGCCACCCGCTCGCTCGCCGAGCGACCGGGCGATGTGGCGGCGCTTGCCGCGGCGATGATCGTGCGGCACGGCGCCGGGCGCACCGCCCTGCCCGCGTTGGCGCCCGAGGCGCTGGCGATGCTGCAGAACCACAACTGGCCCGGCAATGTCCGCGAGCTGGAAAACGTCATCCAGCGGGCCATGCTGCTCGCGGCACCGGAGCGGATCGAGGCCGGCGACATCGTCTTCGACCGCGTCGCCGAGCCCGCACCCACCACCGCGGCTCCGGAGACGCTCAGCAACATCGTTCAGATGTCGGAATTCCAGGCCATCCGCGAAACGCTCGCAGCCTGCGGCGGCAGCCGGATCAAGACCGCCAAGAAGCTGGGCATTTCCGAGCGCACCCTGCGCTATCGGCTGGCCAAGGCGCGCGAACAGGGCGATGACATCGTCCGGGCGGTGTCGGCATGA
- the fliF gene encoding flagellar basal-body MS-ring/collar protein FliF, whose translation MDQQLAPASGPAPDGPPTGKPGTALGLANPLKQVSGFIAQPAVKRSLPLVFMVGLIAAAFLAWAMVRTPPQRILFASLSDADKAAVTQALDTAGIENSFDGAGSITVAEEEYHKARMLLASQDLPKSTPGGYAILDDLPMGISRAVEGERLRQARETELAKSIEEIDSVAEARVHLAQPESSVFVRDQESPSASVIVRLEPGRALSDSQVRSIINLVASSVPGMKPDAVTIVDQMGSLLSASSGLDESIGDQRIDYQRRIEEKYRTQLYKLLTPMVGANNFSAEIQAEVNLDQSQATSESYDKDGLIRNEQGNWTSKDSGAAAGGIPGALSNTPPTTAQVKEGTQQPANDGAAAGGDAGQPAKTSEEYARTYAHGKQVSVTQSMPGDVTRLSVAVLLRDPATGKPRSKAEIQKITDLVRAAVGYDKARGDQVTVISEAFSPSATDVSEPAWYQADWVPMAARNGTAVLIALLVLMLGVRPLSKALLKKREENEPAKLVEATAGENGQETAGEPPVSIDMLASARNYDERVNLVRGFTRDNPARAALAVRDMIQADAKG comes from the coding sequence ATGGACCAGCAACTCGCACCCGCATCGGGGCCCGCCCCCGACGGCCCGCCGACCGGCAAGCCCGGCACCGCGCTGGGCCTCGCCAATCCGCTCAAGCAGGTAAGCGGCTTCATCGCCCAGCCGGCGGTGAAGCGCAGTCTGCCGCTCGTCTTCATGGTCGGGCTGATCGCCGCGGCGTTCCTCGCCTGGGCGATGGTCCGCACCCCGCCGCAGCGCATCCTGTTCGCCAGCCTGAGCGATGCCGACAAGGCGGCGGTGACGCAGGCGCTCGATACCGCCGGCATCGAGAACAGCTTCGACGGCGCCGGCTCGATCACCGTCGCCGAAGAGGAATATCACAAGGCGCGCATGCTGCTCGCCAGCCAAGACCTGCCGAAATCGACACCCGGCGGCTACGCCATTCTCGACGACCTGCCGATGGGCATCAGCCGCGCGGTGGAAGGCGAGCGCCTCCGCCAGGCGCGCGAGACCGAGCTTGCCAAGTCGATCGAGGAAATCGATTCGGTCGCCGAGGCGCGCGTCCACCTCGCCCAGCCGGAGAGTTCGGTCTTCGTGCGCGACCAGGAATCGCCCTCGGCCTCCGTGATCGTGCGGCTGGAGCCGGGCCGTGCCCTGTCCGATTCCCAGGTACGATCGATCATCAATCTCGTCGCCTCGTCGGTGCCGGGCATGAAGCCCGACGCCGTCACGATCGTGGACCAGATGGGGTCGCTCCTCAGCGCATCGAGCGGCCTCGACGAATCGATCGGCGACCAGCGGATCGATTATCAGCGCCGCATCGAGGAGAAGTACCGCACGCAGCTCTACAAGCTGCTGACGCCGATGGTGGGCGCCAACAACTTCTCCGCCGAAATCCAGGCCGAGGTCAATCTCGATCAGAGCCAGGCGACCAGCGAAAGTTACGACAAGGACGGCCTGATCCGCAACGAACAGGGCAACTGGACGAGCAAGGACAGCGGCGCGGCGGCGGGCGGCATTCCCGGCGCCCTGTCGAACACGCCGCCGACCACGGCGCAGGTGAAGGAAGGCACGCAGCAGCCCGCCAATGACGGCGCTGCCGCCGGTGGCGACGCCGGGCAGCCGGCCAAGACCAGCGAAGAATATGCCCGTACCTATGCGCACGGCAAGCAGGTGTCGGTCACGCAGTCCATGCCGGGCGACGTCACCCGGCTGTCGGTGGCGGTGCTGCTGCGCGATCCGGCAACGGGCAAGCCGCGCAGCAAGGCGGAGATCCAGAAGATCACCGATCTGGTTCGCGCAGCGGTTGGGTACGACAAGGCGCGCGGCGATCAGGTGACCGTCATCAGCGAAGCGTTTTCTCCGTCCGCCACCGATGTCAGCGAGCCCGCATGGTATCAGGCGGACTGGGTGCCGATGGCGGCGCGCAACGGGACGGCGGTGCTCATCGCGCTCCTGGTGCTGATGCTGGGCGTCCGTCCGCTGTCCAAGGCGCTGCTGAAGAAGCGTGAGGAAAACGAACCGGCCAAGCTTGTGGAAGCCACGGCTGGAGAGAACGGGCAGGAAACCGCCGGCGAACCGCCGGTCAGCATCGACATGCTCGCCTCGGCGCGGAACTATGACGAGCGCGTGAACCTCGTGCGGGGCTTCACGCGCGACAACCCCGCTCGCGCCGCGCTCGCCGTGCGTGACATGATCCAGGCGGATGCCAAGGGATGA
- the fliG gene encoding flagellar motor switch protein FliG: MNAPTKTFNGIERAAVLMMLVGEEEAAAILQKLDPDEVRELGRAMFAVADVSEEDVAGVLDIFVACAVERTAIGFDPKPKIQTMMTRALGEEKAGNVLARITPPEAACAIELLEWLEPSEIAALIEDEHPQIAAVLIANLDPDVAAKVFELLPEASQPQILHRIARLGPITPEAIETLKDMLSRRMGASRTPAGLQLGGTRDAAKILSGARKATETRVMPKLAKLDRAMAKEIEEAMFVFDNLLELDDKNLGVLIRNIETDTLVRALKGVEEEARERFLGCMSSRAADGIRDEMEARGPMRLTEVLDAQKIVIATARSLGKEGTIIMGGGDDDYV, encoded by the coding sequence ATGAACGCGCCCACCAAAACCTTCAACGGCATCGAACGGGCCGCGGTCCTGATGATGCTGGTCGGCGAAGAGGAAGCCGCCGCCATTCTGCAGAAGCTCGATCCCGACGAGGTCCGCGAACTCGGCCGGGCGATGTTCGCCGTCGCCGATGTCAGCGAGGAGGACGTGGCAGGCGTGCTCGACATCTTCGTCGCGTGCGCGGTGGAGCGCACCGCCATCGGCTTCGACCCCAAACCGAAGATCCAGACGATGATGACCCGCGCGCTGGGCGAGGAAAAGGCGGGCAATGTGCTCGCCCGCATCACGCCGCCCGAAGCGGCCTGCGCCATCGAACTGCTCGAATGGCTCGAACCATCCGAAATCGCGGCGCTGATCGAGGACGAGCATCCGCAGATCGCCGCCGTGCTGATCGCCAACCTGGACCCGGACGTCGCGGCCAAGGTATTCGAATTGCTGCCGGAAGCGTCTCAGCCGCAGATCCTGCACCGCATCGCCCGGCTGGGGCCGATCACGCCGGAGGCGATCGAGACGCTGAAGGACATGCTGTCGCGCCGCATGGGCGCGTCGCGGACGCCGGCGGGCCTACAGCTCGGCGGCACGCGCGACGCCGCCAAGATCCTGTCGGGCGCGCGCAAGGCGACCGAGACGCGCGTCATGCCCAAGCTCGCCAAGCTCGATCGGGCAATGGCAAAGGAGATCGAGGAGGCGATGTTCGTCTTCGACAATCTGCTGGAACTCGACGACAAGAATCTGGGCGTACTCATCCGCAATATCGAGACGGATACGCTGGTGCGGGCGCTGAAGGGCGTCGAAGAAGAGGCGCGCGAGCGCTTCCTGGGCTGCATGTCGAGCCGGGCGGCCGACGGCATTCGCGACGAAATGGAAGCGCGCGGCCCGATGCGCCTGACCGAGGTGCTCGACGCGCAGAAGATCGTCATCGCCACCGCGCGCAGCCTGGGCAAGGAGGGTACCATCATCATGGGCGGCGGAGACGACGATTATGTCTGA
- a CDS encoding FliH/SctL family protein — protein MSDFLPGFAGRHDDAATALDEAFSSGGAFAPSDIGSWVRDSAPPSKQAAPQHFEPQNPEPRHFSPANPECDPTEGWDPFDPELKQDGEEAAEFVDPVAAAHDAGFAEGRAAAMADLTQSGARDRELLSQLQVALAQGPTFDQERIARRIRETVLLLVRRIVGDVGVAGDLLLRRIEAAAELLADGAESAMLRLHPDDVPLVEGTLPKNVFPVGDSNIERGSFLLESVSTVVEDGPELWLEQLAAALEQVAVPPKC, from the coding sequence ATGTCTGATTTCCTTCCCGGATTCGCCGGCCGGCACGACGATGCCGCCACCGCGCTCGACGAAGCCTTTTCCAGCGGCGGCGCCTTCGCCCCCAGCGACATCGGAAGCTGGGTCCGCGACAGCGCCCCTCCGTCGAAGCAGGCGGCGCCGCAACATTTCGAGCCGCAGAATCCTGAACCCAGGCACTTTTCCCCGGCCAATCCGGAATGCGATCCGACCGAGGGATGGGATCCGTTCGATCCCGAGTTGAAGCAGGATGGCGAGGAAGCGGCCGAGTTCGTCGATCCCGTCGCCGCCGCGCATGACGCGGGCTTTGCCGAGGGGCGTGCCGCCGCGATGGCCGACTTGACGCAAAGCGGCGCACGCGACCGGGAATTGCTGAGCCAGCTCCAGGTCGCGCTGGCGCAAGGGCCCACCTTCGACCAGGAACGCATCGCCCGGCGCATCCGGGAAACGGTGCTGTTGCTCGTCAGGCGCATCGTCGGCGATGTCGGCGTGGCCGGCGATCTGCTTCTCCGCCGCATCGAGGCCGCGGCCGAACTGCTCGCCGACGGCGCGGAATCCGCGATGCTGCGGCTGCATCCCGACGACGTCCCGCTGGTCGAGGGCACGTTGCCCAAGAACGTCTTTCCCGTGGGCGATTCGAACATCGAGCGCGGCAGCTTCCTGCTCGAATCGGTCTCGACCGTTGTCGAGGACGGCCCCGAACTCTGGCTCGAGCAACTCGCGGCGGCGCTGGAACAGGTGGCGGTGCCGCCCAAATGCTGA